The following coding sequences lie in one Microbacterium sp. XT11 genomic window:
- a CDS encoding ABC transporter permease yields MSRIDSASGPWRFRLRWPRAWRTPLGVIGTVIALAWIVVAFTAQWWVPFEPNAQVLPRLQPPGIDTLLGTDGNGRDIFSRLMAGATVSLPLALMLVVAAMVIGTVIGAVAGYFGGWVDETLMRITDLFMAFPTVILAMVVAASLGPSLFNAVIAAIVVSWPQYSRVTRSIVLGLRGQNYVIAGRLLGHSPLRTLFVDILPNIAGPMLVLATLDIGAAILLLSGLSFLGLGAQPPTAEWGSMISAAIQNFDAWWLGVFPGLAILTVVLAFNFLGDAMRDVLDPTAEMAHEKQAEHAKDATGVPA; encoded by the coding sequence ATGAGCCGCATCGACTCGGCATCCGGGCCGTGGCGGTTCCGTCTGCGGTGGCCTCGCGCCTGGCGCACGCCGCTCGGCGTGATCGGCACCGTCATCGCGCTCGCCTGGATCGTCGTCGCGTTCACCGCGCAGTGGTGGGTGCCGTTCGAGCCGAACGCGCAGGTGCTGCCGCGCCTGCAGCCGCCCGGCATCGACACGCTGCTCGGAACCGACGGCAACGGCCGCGACATCTTCTCGCGCCTGATGGCCGGCGCCACCGTGAGCCTGCCGCTCGCGCTGATGCTCGTGGTGGCGGCCATGGTCATCGGCACCGTGATCGGCGCGGTCGCCGGATACTTCGGCGGCTGGGTCGACGAGACGCTCATGCGCATCACCGACCTCTTCATGGCCTTCCCCACTGTGATCCTCGCGATGGTCGTGGCGGCCTCGCTCGGCCCGTCGCTGTTCAACGCCGTGATCGCGGCGATCGTCGTGTCGTGGCCGCAGTACTCGCGCGTCACACGGAGCATCGTGCTGGGGCTTCGCGGCCAGAACTACGTCATCGCCGGCCGCCTGCTCGGGCACTCGCCGCTGCGCACCCTGTTCGTCGACATCCTGCCGAACATCGCCGGCCCCATGCTCGTGCTCGCGACCCTCGACATCGGCGCCGCGATCCTGCTCCTGTCCGGTCTGTCGTTCCTCGGCCTCGGCGCGCAGCCGCCCACGGCCGAATGGGGGTCGATGATCTCCGCGGCGATCCAGAACTTCGACGCCTGGTGGCTGGGCGTCTTCCCCGGTCTCGCGATCCTCACGGTCGTCCTGGCGTTCAACTTCCTGGGCGACGCCATGCGCGACGTGCTCGACCCGACGGCCGAGATGGCGCACGAGAAGCAGGCGGAGCACGCGAAGGACGCGACGGGGGTGCCGGCATGA
- a CDS encoding ABC transporter substrate-binding protein encodes MYSSPLEVVMVSRRSTSFLALGAVALLALAGCSGGNSANGGNSGGGDSLVIDTAFSIETADPGHTYDPTGNMIAKALYETLVDFEGSDVSTPVPGLASWEQNDQATEFTFTLEDGRVFSDGSPIEAKDVVFTLQRVQGMEDAKPNFLLGGLTVTEVDDKTVSITSETPLLQLPAILANPALGIVNSDVVIENGGSTDGTDSAQKYLDGASAGSGPYVLDTLDLSSQVVLKKNDEYNGDEKAGYSRVVVRNVSESATQLANLKGGDSMVAMDLNGDQVAGLGDDLTVDSVPSGQTIFLLLNQSPAIAGELANVKIAEAIRYSLDYDALLELAGAGAVQATGVIPPGFEGALDSGVKPDAEKAKAALAEAGYTGQTLKLQFPNDYPVGGVEFTPLAERIQAQLKDAGINVELAPQPFATELDAYVNGTEGFGLWFWGPDYADSANFLPFGPGLKVGLRAGWAAEANPEIAAIAAEAASATDAEQRTEAFTSFAEAMQAEGPFVPLIVPGRNIATAKSVTGAVYNSVWEMDIAEITPAG; translated from the coding sequence ATGTACTCCTCGCCCTTGGAGGTCGTCATGGTGTCGCGTCGCAGCACCTCATTCCTCGCCCTGGGAGCCGTGGCTCTCCTGGCACTCGCCGGATGTTCCGGCGGCAACTCCGCCAACGGCGGCAACTCGGGCGGCGGTGACTCGCTCGTCATCGACACCGCGTTCTCGATCGAGACGGCCGACCCCGGCCACACCTACGACCCGACCGGCAACATGATCGCCAAGGCGCTCTACGAGACGCTCGTCGACTTCGAGGGCTCCGACGTCTCCACGCCGGTCCCCGGTCTCGCCTCGTGGGAGCAGAACGACCAGGCCACGGAGTTCACCTTCACGCTCGAGGACGGCCGCGTGTTCTCCGACGGCTCGCCCATCGAGGCCAAGGACGTCGTGTTCACGCTGCAGCGCGTGCAGGGCATGGAGGACGCGAAGCCGAACTTCCTCCTCGGCGGCCTCACCGTGACCGAGGTCGACGACAAGACCGTGTCGATCACGTCGGAGACCCCGCTGCTGCAGCTGCCCGCCATCCTCGCCAACCCCGCGCTGGGCATCGTCAACTCCGACGTGGTGATCGAGAACGGCGGCAGCACCGACGGCACCGACTCGGCGCAGAAGTACCTCGACGGTGCGTCGGCCGGCTCCGGACCGTACGTGCTCGACACCCTCGACCTCAGCTCGCAGGTCGTGCTGAAGAAGAACGACGAGTACAACGGCGACGAGAAGGCGGGCTACTCGCGCGTCGTCGTGCGCAACGTCTCCGAGAGCGCCACGCAGCTCGCCAACCTCAAGGGCGGCGACTCGATGGTGGCGATGGACCTCAACGGCGACCAGGTCGCGGGTCTGGGCGACGACCTGACCGTCGACTCGGTGCCATCCGGCCAGACCATCTTCCTGCTGCTGAACCAGTCGCCCGCGATCGCGGGCGAGCTCGCGAACGTCAAGATCGCCGAGGCGATCCGCTACTCGCTCGACTACGACGCCCTGCTCGAGCTCGCCGGCGCGGGCGCGGTGCAGGCCACCGGCGTGATCCCGCCCGGGTTCGAGGGTGCGCTCGACAGCGGAGTGAAGCCGGATGCCGAGAAGGCGAAGGCCGCGCTCGCCGAGGCCGGATACACGGGCCAGACGCTGAAGCTGCAGTTCCCGAACGACTACCCGGTCGGCGGTGTCGAGTTCACGCCGCTCGCCGAGCGCATCCAGGCGCAGCTGAAGGACGCGGGCATCAACGTCGAGCTGGCCCCGCAGCCGTTCGCGACCGAGCTCGACGCGTACGTCAACGGCACCGAGGGCTTCGGTCTGTGGTTCTGGGGCCCGGATTACGCCGACTCGGCCAACTTCCTGCCCTTCGGTCCCGGCCTCAAGGTGGGCCTCCGCGCCGGCTGGGCCGCAGAGGCGAACCCGGAGATCGCCGCGATCGCCGCCGAGGCCGCCAGCGCCACGGATGCCGAGCAGCGCACCGAGGCGTTCACCTCGTTCGCCGAGGCCATGCAGGCCGAGGGTCCGTTCGTGCCGCTCATCGTCCCCGGCCGCAACATCGCCACGGCGAAGAGCGTCACCGGCGCCGTCTACAACTCCGTGTGGGAGATGGACATCGCCGAGATCACGCCTGCGGGCTGA
- a CDS encoding Lrp/AsnC family transcriptional regulator, protein MPLDDIAYRILDVLRDNGRVSIAALAEKVGISRANAYTRVESLVHDGVITGFSARVDPAKAGLSIGALVFVTVLPQAWSSFRERIMEMPDVEWCAITTGEHDAMLLIRAVDVSGVHEFSTGVIAQLPEVRTVVSVVVLDEVVRRPYLLPPDLPERDTRTPLGMTRWTPASPGRDTLPPR, encoded by the coding sequence ATGCCGCTCGACGACATCGCGTACAGAATTCTCGACGTGCTCCGCGACAACGGCCGCGTGTCGATCGCCGCGCTGGCCGAGAAGGTCGGGATCTCCCGCGCGAACGCCTATACGCGGGTCGAGTCGCTCGTGCACGACGGCGTGATCACCGGGTTCAGCGCGCGCGTCGACCCCGCGAAGGCCGGGCTGTCGATCGGCGCCCTCGTGTTCGTCACGGTGCTGCCGCAGGCGTGGAGCTCGTTCCGCGAGCGGATCATGGAGATGCCCGACGTCGAGTGGTGCGCCATCACGACCGGAGAGCACGACGCCATGCTCCTCATCCGCGCCGTCGACGTGAGCGGGGTGCACGAGTTCTCCACCGGCGTCATCGCGCAGCTGCCCGAGGTGCGCACGGTCGTCAGCGTCGTGGTTCTCGACGAGGTCGTGCGGCGCCCGTACCTGCTGCCGCCGGACCTGCCCGAGCGCGACACCCGGACGCCGCTCGGCATGACGCGCTGGACGCCCGCGTCGCCGGGGCGGGACACGCTACCGCCCCGCTGA
- a CDS encoding ABC transporter ATP-binding protein, giving the protein MSTTALSIRDLTIDIGRPLVRGVSLDLQKGRIHGLAGESGSGKTLTSLAVLGLLPRQARTGGSITLGGEELVGLGRRALNRIRGKKIAMVFQDPSASLHPQLPVGRQLTDHMRVHLGLRGEAARARAIELLETVQVPGPAEALKRYPHQFSGGQRQRIAIACALACDPEVLLADEPTTALDVTVQAGILRLLRDLATERELAVLLVTHDLGVMSAIADEVAVMKNGEIVEHADRETLFLSPQHEYTRALLAALPGSRIDQEDAHE; this is encoded by the coding sequence ATGAGCACGACGGCGCTGAGCATCCGCGACCTCACGATCGACATCGGCCGCCCGCTCGTGCGGGGCGTCTCCCTCGACCTGCAGAAGGGCCGCATTCACGGCCTCGCCGGCGAATCCGGCTCGGGCAAGACGCTGACCTCTCTCGCGGTGCTCGGGCTCCTGCCGCGCCAGGCCCGCACCGGAGGATCCATCACGCTGGGCGGCGAGGAGCTCGTCGGCCTCGGTCGCCGAGCGCTCAACCGCATCCGCGGCAAGAAGATCGCCATGGTCTTCCAGGATCCTTCGGCGTCGCTGCATCCGCAGCTGCCGGTCGGACGGCAGCTCACCGACCACATGCGCGTGCACCTCGGCCTGCGGGGCGAGGCGGCGCGGGCCAGGGCGATCGAGCTGCTGGAGACCGTGCAGGTGCCCGGCCCCGCCGAGGCGCTGAAGCGCTATCCGCACCAGTTCTCCGGAGGACAGCGGCAGCGCATCGCGATCGCGTGCGCGCTCGCGTGCGATCCCGAGGTGCTGCTCGCCGACGAGCCGACGACGGCGCTCGACGTGACGGTGCAGGCCGGCATCCTCCGCCTGCTGCGCGACCTCGCCACCGAGCGCGAGCTCGCCGTGCTGCTCGTGACGCACGACCTCGGCGTCATGAGCGCGATCGCCGACGAGGTCGCCGTGATGAAGAACGGCGAGATCGTCGAGCACGCCGACCGGGAGACCCTCTTCCTGTCGCCGCAGCACGAGTACACCCGCGCTCTGCTGGCCGCCCTGCCCGGCTCGCGCATCGACCAGGAGGACGCCCATGAGTGA
- a CDS encoding ABC transporter permease has product MTTVAVQRQARRRRSPLAGYLLRRVGTSLLLLVGVTIVTFALTNLVPGDPVSAALGEGASQNPATREAFIREHGLDQPLFVQYFIYMGNLLRGDLGTSLVTGRPVTSDLATAVPATIEVAIGAIILSLVVSIVLGTLAAYRRGLVTDQVIRVVTLVGLSVPTFWLALVSFYVFFLQLRIAPGSGRISPSITPPPRVTGMYTIDYLLNGDGVGFFDALAHLALPVMVLSLVTIGLLTRFIRTSVLEVLGSDYVRAARAKGLPAMRVILDYVLRGASLPILTVVGVAFGSLLSGTVLVESVFAWPGLGTYAYNSAANLDLPGIMGVGLVVGLIYLLINFVVDLLYGVLDPRVRIA; this is encoded by the coding sequence ATGACGACGGTGGCTGTGCAGAGGCAGGCCCGGCGCCGCAGATCGCCCCTCGCGGGCTACCTGCTGCGCCGGGTCGGCACCTCGCTGCTCCTGCTGGTGGGCGTGACGATCGTGACGTTCGCCCTCACCAACCTCGTGCCGGGCGACCCGGTGTCTGCGGCGCTCGGCGAGGGCGCATCGCAGAACCCGGCGACCCGTGAGGCGTTCATCAGGGAGCACGGACTCGACCAGCCGCTGTTCGTGCAGTACTTCATCTACATGGGGAATCTGCTCCGCGGAGACCTCGGCACGTCGCTGGTGACCGGGCGACCGGTCACCAGCGACCTCGCCACGGCGGTGCCCGCGACGATCGAGGTGGCGATCGGCGCCATCATCCTCAGCCTCGTCGTCAGCATCGTCCTCGGCACCCTCGCCGCCTACCGGCGCGGCCTCGTGACCGACCAGGTCATCCGCGTCGTGACGCTCGTGGGCCTCAGCGTCCCCACCTTCTGGCTGGCACTGGTGAGCTTCTACGTCTTCTTCCTGCAGCTGCGCATCGCACCGGGATCAGGACGCATCTCCCCCTCGATCACACCGCCGCCTCGAGTGACGGGCATGTACACGATCGACTACCTGCTCAACGGAGACGGCGTCGGCTTCTTCGATGCCCTCGCCCACCTCGCCCTTCCCGTGATGGTGCTGTCGCTCGTGACCATCGGGCTGCTGACCCGCTTCATCCGCACCTCCGTGCTCGAAGTGCTCGGCAGCGACTATGTGCGCGCGGCGCGCGCGAAGGGCCTCCCGGCCATGCGGGTCATCCTCGACTATGTGCTCCGCGGCGCGTCGCTCCCGATCCTCACGGTCGTCGGCGTGGCCTTCGGATCGCTGCTCTCCGGCACGGTGCTGGTGGAGTCGGTCTTCGCATGGCCGGGGCTCGGCACGTACGCCTACAACTCGGCCGCGAACCTCGACCTCCCCGGCATCATGGGCGTCGGTCTCGTCGTCGGCCTCATCTATCTGCTCATCAACTTCGTCGTCGACCTGCTCTACGGCGTGCTCGACCCGAGAGTGAGGATCGCATGA
- a CDS encoding ABC transporter ATP-binding protein — translation MSETPVLDARDVVVRYPGNPPVVAVDGVSLQVAPGETVALVGESGSGKSSLARAAVGIEKLAAGTVLFRDAPVTRLGIRRRPTALTGIQMVFQDPSTSLNPRRRVGDQIADGIATAKARGEAGSQVGEWLEKVGLPPSVASRFPHQFSGGQKQRIAIARALAARPSLLVADEPISALDASTQTSVAGLMRDLVAEAGAGMLFISHDLAVVRRIADRTFVMYSGRVLESGPTERVWEAPQHPYTQALLAAIPEPDGAGRIPAAPSGDERMLWAEVPPVVG, via the coding sequence ATGAGTGAGACCCCTGTCCTCGACGCGAGGGACGTGGTGGTGCGCTACCCCGGAAACCCGCCGGTGGTCGCGGTCGACGGCGTCTCGCTGCAGGTCGCTCCGGGAGAGACGGTGGCCCTGGTCGGCGAGTCCGGCAGCGGCAAGTCGAGCCTCGCCCGCGCTGCCGTCGGTATCGAGAAGCTCGCGGCCGGCACCGTGCTCTTCCGCGACGCCCCGGTGACCCGGCTCGGCATCCGTCGCCGGCCGACCGCGCTGACCGGCATCCAGATGGTGTTCCAGGATCCGTCGACGTCACTGAACCCGCGACGGCGGGTGGGAGACCAGATCGCCGACGGCATCGCGACGGCGAAGGCCCGTGGCGAGGCCGGTTCGCAGGTGGGGGAGTGGCTCGAGAAGGTCGGCCTCCCGCCATCCGTCGCCTCTCGGTTCCCGCACCAGTTCTCGGGCGGGCAGAAGCAGCGCATCGCGATCGCCCGCGCGCTCGCCGCCCGTCCGTCGCTGCTGGTCGCCGACGAGCCGATCTCGGCCCTCGACGCGTCGACGCAGACGAGCGTCGCCGGTCTCATGCGCGACCTCGTCGCGGAGGCCGGAGCCGGGATGCTCTTCATCTCGCACGACCTCGCCGTGGTGCGCCGTATCGCCGACCGCACGTTCGTCATGTACTCGGGCCGCGTGCTCGAATCGGGACCGACCGAACGCGTGTGGGAGGCGCCGCAGCATCCGTACACGCAGGCGTTGCTCGCCGCGATCCCCGAGCCCGACGGAGCCGGCCGGATTCCGGCGGCCCCGTCGGGGGACGAGCGGATGCTGTGGGCGGAGGTGCCGCCGGTCGTCGGCTGA